One Diceros bicornis minor isolate mBicDic1 chromosome 26, mDicBic1.mat.cur, whole genome shotgun sequence DNA segment encodes these proteins:
- the NUDT1 gene encoding oxidized purine nucleoside triphosphate hydrolase produces MGASRLYTLVLVLQSQRILLGMKKRGFGVGRWNGFGGKVQEGETIEDGAKRELQEESGLTTDALHKVGQIVFEFVGDPELMDVHIFCTHSVQGMPVESDEMRPQWFQLDQIPFSDMWPDDRYWFPLLLQKKKFHGYFKFQGHNTILEYMLREVDEV; encoded by the exons ATGGGTGCCTCCAGGCTCTACACCTTGGTACTGGTGCTACAGTCTCAGCGAATTCTCCTGGGCATGAAGAAAAGAGGCTTTGGGGTGGGCCGGTGGAATGGCTTCGGGGGCAAAGTTCAAGAAGGAGAGACCATCGAGGACGGAGCCAAGAG GGAGCTGCAGGAGGAGAGTGGTCTGACCACAGACGCGCTGCACAAGGTGGGCCAGATCGTGTTTGAGTTCGTGGGTGACCCTGAGCTGATGGACGTGCACATCTTCTGCACACACAGTGTCCAGGGGATGCCTGTGGAGAGCGACG AAATGCGCCCTCAGTGGTTCCAACTGGATCAGATCCCCTTCAGTGACATGTGGCCTGATGACAGATACTGGTTTCCCCTCCTGCTTCAGAAGAAGAAATTCCACGGGTACTTCAAGTTCCAGGGTCACAACACCATCCTGGAGTACATGCTGCGCGAAGTGGACGAAGTCTAG
- the MRM2 gene encoding rRNA methyltransferase 2, mitochondrial, with protein MARSLKLLCASLRHQSFHTAGSHYKGRTGAEHLWLTRHLKDPFVKASKVESYRCRSAFKLLEVNERHRILRPGLRVLDCGAAPGAWSQVAVQRVNAAGTDPSAPVGFVLGVDLLHIFPLEGATFLCPADVTDPRTFQRIRELLPGGRADVILSDMAPNATGIRGLDHDRLISLCLSLLDLAPDILHPGGTFLCKTWAGSQSHRLQKRLTDEFQNTRTVKPEASRKESSEVYLLATQYRRVKGSVKD; from the exons ATGGCCCG GTCCTTGAAGCTGCTGTGTGCTTCCCTTCGGCATCAAAGCTTCCACACTGCTGGGAGTCACTACAAGGGTCGGACAGGCGCTGAGCACCTGTGGCTGACGCGGCATTTGAAAGACCCGTTTGTGAAGGCTTCGAAGGTGGAGAGTTACCGGTGTCGAAGTGCCTTCAAGCTTCTGGAGGTGAACGAGAGGCACCGGATCCTGCGGCCCGGCCTCCGGGTGTTGGACTGTGGGGCAGCTCCTGGTGCGTGGAGCCAGGTGGCAGTGCAGCGAGTCAATGCTGCAGGCACAG ATCCCAGCGCTCCTGTTGGCTTTGTACTTGGGGTAGATCTTCTTCACATCTTCCCCCTGGAAGGAGCAACTTTTCTGTGCCCTGCTGATGTGACTGACCCAAGAACCTTCCAAAGAATCCGAGAACTGCTTCCTGGTGGGAGAGCAGATGTGATTCTGAGTGACATGGCACCCAATGCCACAGGGATCCGAGGCCTCGATCACGACAGGCTCATCAGTCTGTGCTTgtcccttctggacttggctccAGACATCCTGCACCCCGGAGGAACATTCCTTTGTAAAACCTGGGCTGGAAGTCAAAGCCATCGGTTACAGAAGAGACTGACAGACGAGTTCCAGAACACAAGGACTGTGAAACCTGAAGCCAGCAGGAAAGAGTCATCAGAGGTGTACCTCTTGGCCACACAATACCGAAGAGTGAAGGGGTCTGTGAAGGACTGA